Below is a window of Paraburkholderia azotifigens DNA.
TCGATCACGCGCAGTTCCGCGCGCCCGTCGGCACATGCCGTGGCGAGCGTCACGATGCCCGTCGCGGCCTTCGTCTCCGTCAAGGCTTCCACCGCGTTGAAGGCGAGATTCAGGATCACCTGCCCGATCAGCACGCGCTCGCAAAACACAGGCAGCGCTTCGTGCGCCTGTTCGATCCGCACGCGCACGCCCTCTTCTTTCGCGCGCAATTCGATGAAGTACGCGACGTCGTTCAGGATGTCGCGCAGATCGGCATGCGTTTCCGTCGGCTCGCGTTTGACCACATACTCGCGCACGCTCTTGATGATGAGCGCCGCATGCTCCGCCTGACGGTCCGCGCTGCGCAGGCCCCAAATGGCCGAATCGACACTGCACTGGCCCAGCCGTTGAATCGCGCCTTCGATGAAGTTGCGCACGGCCGCAAGCGGCTGACTCAACTCATGCGCGACGGCCGTCGCCATCTCGCCCATCGCGTTGTAACGGCCCGCGTATTCGAGCATGCGCGCTTCCGTGCGCCGCGCTTCCTCGGTCGCGACTTCATCGCTTATGTCGCGAAAGTGGATCAGCAAGCCGTTCAGATCGTTTTCGACCGACACCCGTCGGCACGTGATCCGCAGCCAGCGCGTTGCGCCGTCGCGCCGCGTGATGCGGTAGCGCTGCGCATGCGTGGGCTGTTCGCTCGTCGCGTGACGCAGCTGCGTGACGAGCCGGTTGCGATCCGCAAGCGTGCAGTAATCGAGTACGCCGCCAGGCGGCTCGCCGGGCCCTACGCCGAGCACGCGGCGTCCCGATTCGCTGATGAATTCAAGCTTGCCGCGCGGCGTCAGCACGGCCACGCCTTCGCCGAGATCCTGCATGAATTCGCGCAGCCGCGTCTCGTAGCGGCGCAGTTTCTGCCGCACGGCTTCTTCCGCGCTGATGTCGCGGAACTGCACCATGACGACGGCACGTTCGCGCAACGGCACATAGGTGGCAATCGCCTCCGACAGCATGTCGACGCACGAGCGCGACCGGTAGCACCACTCGTACACCTGCGGCCCTTGCGTGATCGCGCGGTCCATCGCTGCCACGCCGACCTCGCGCCGGTACTTCGGCTCGGGACGCGTCATGTCGGGCGCCTTGAGGGGCAGCAGTTCTTCGAGCGAAAAACCCAGCGCAACGCACGCGGCATGATTGGCCCACACGATCGCCTTCGTCTGCGCGTCGTGCAGCAGCACGCACAGCGTCAATGCATCGAGCAGACGGTGAAAATCTTCTTCGGCGGGAAAGTTCATGATGCGCGTTCGACGGACGTGGAGTGCACGCGTAACCATAACACCCGCCTCACTCGTCACGGGCCTAAAGATTTCTTTAGGCATGCGGGCGTCGATACCAGCCAATGCGGACGGGCGCCCCAATTGATGGCGTCTTTTTGCGTTTCTAGACTGGCCTGAACGTCAACCACATCGAACGCATTCAGGAGAAACCGACATGTCAGCCATCGCCACCGCCGTCGCGTCGTGCAGCGAATACCGTGCCGATCCGTTGCAAGTGGAAGCGGCCCACGCACTTTCACTCGACGACGTGATCGCCGAAATCGCCGCACGTCGCGACGAATTCGATCGAGCCTCGCACGTGCCGCGCGACGTGATCGCCAAGCTCAAGCGCACCGGCATCTATCGCGCAGGCACGCCCCGGCGCTTCGGGGGCGATGCACGCGCACCGGGCGAATTCCTCGAGATGATCGAACGCATTGCGGTTGCCGACGGCTCGGCGGCATGGGTGGCGAGCTTCGGATCGGCGAACGTCTATCTCGCGGCGCTGCCCCTGGCGACGCAGGCCATGATCTATGCGGCCGGTCCCGATCAGGTGTTCGCAGGCGGCCTGTTTCCCGTGCAGACGGCACAGTCCGCACCCGGCGGCTGGCGCGTGAACGGCACGTGGAAGTTCGCGAGCGGCTGCAAAGGCGCCGACTGGCTGGGCGTGGGAATCGGCACGGGCAGCAAGGACGGCGCATCACCCGGCAAGCCGCGCACCGCGGTGTTCCGGCCGGAGCAGGTCGAGATCGTCGAGAACTGGGACGTGGTCGGCATGCAGGGCACGGGCAGTCACGACCTGCGCGTCTGCGATCAGTTCGTCGCCGACGACTGGACCTTCGTGCGCGGCGGCACGCCGAGCGTCGATGAACCGCTGTATCGCTATCCGACCATTGCCTACGCGGCGCAGGTGCTCGCCGTCGTGAACCTCGGGCTCGCGCGCGCCGCACTCGATGTCGCGAACCAGATGGCGGGCGGCCGCAAGACGACGACGGGCGCACCGCAACTCGCGGACCGCGCGTATTACCGGATCGAACTCGCGAAGGCGGAAGCCCAATTGCGCTCGGCCCGCGCGTTCTTCTACGAGTCAACCGACAGCGTGTGGCAATCCATTCTCGCCGGCAACGACGTGACGCCGGACCAGGTGAGTCTGCTGCGTCTCGCCGCCACGCAGATCGC
It encodes the following:
- a CDS encoding PAS domain-containing sensor histidine kinase encodes the protein MNFPAEEDFHRLLDALTLCVLLHDAQTKAIVWANHAACVALGFSLEELLPLKAPDMTRPEPKYRREVGVAAMDRAITQGPQVYEWCYRSRSCVDMLSEAIATYVPLRERAVVMVQFRDISAEEAVRQKLRRYETRLREFMQDLGEGVAVLTPRGKLEFISESGRRVLGVGPGEPPGGVLDYCTLADRNRLVTQLRHATSEQPTHAQRYRITRRDGATRWLRITCRRVSVENDLNGLLIHFRDISDEVATEEARRTEARMLEYAGRYNAMGEMATAVAHELSQPLAAVRNFIEGAIQRLGQCSVDSAIWGLRSADRQAEHAALIIKSVREYVVKREPTETHADLRDILNDVAYFIELRAKEEGVRVRIEQAHEALPVFCERVLIGQVILNLAFNAVEALTETKAATGIVTLATACADGRAELRVIDNGPGVPADAHERLFDGFSSSKAGGNGIGLSLCKNIVARHGGRIWAQRAHEGGLDCRFALPLVSAVDARV
- a CDS encoding acyl-CoA dehydrogenase family protein, producing MSAIATAVASCSEYRADPLQVEAAHALSLDDVIAEIAARRDEFDRASHVPRDVIAKLKRTGIYRAGTPRRFGGDARAPGEFLEMIERIAVADGSAAWVASFGSANVYLAALPLATQAMIYAAGPDQVFAGGLFPVQTAQSAPGGWRVNGTWKFASGCKGADWLGVGIGTGSKDGASPGKPRTAVFRPEQVEIVENWDVVGMQGTGSHDLRVCDQFVADDWTFVRGGTPSVDEPLYRYPTIAYAAQVLAVVNLGLARAALDVANQMAGGRKTTTGAPQLADRAYYRIELAKAEAQLRSARAFFYESTDSVWQSILAGNDVTPDQVSLLRLAATQIAREGADAVGRAYRLGGTMAIYRSHPLQRLMRDAMVVTQHAFLGEGNYDGAGAVFVGVPPIPGYL